In Miscanthus floridulus cultivar M001 chromosome 8, ASM1932011v1, whole genome shotgun sequence, the sequence catacatataggatcacccgaaggagtaaccctactggaattcgaagaagaggcGGAGGAGAATCATGAGACACCACAACCAGTAGCTCTCGAAAGTGAGGAGCCAGATACTGAGGGACTTTCGGAGTGCCCTGGCCATCGacccacttcttttctgaaaggcaagctccGAAACATTATAAGCCTcatatgttttataaaatatcacttgagtcatttatgtttgatgcattagattataagagttgatcgaaaatacttgatgcatagaactaccaagTCTAGAAATctaccttgaatcctatgtaggtctaggatcgaataactgcttagcaatgcttagctcgatagaagttgggtgattttctgtcacctgtgaaatataggtggatactgaaccacggttggctatatttgctatcgtgtaaaagaaccatgggaggttgtaaatcgaggccggacaGAGTCTATATTgttggttgactcatgtgattccgtctacgccaattaaggaccgcatcgttgttggtcctcggtcattttgaacgcatgcctttcacttagctgaccggataactcgtttcgaccgcgaagttgagtagctcaactcaggtcgggcctcgttctgtcaaagtgcgcacactagaggtagtaaggatgtgcggggagccggtgtgaagccaagggtaggttagagtcctgatcaacctggcatccggtagtgtccctgagggtgcagcgctgatcgaacccgcaaattagacctaagttgtaccaaaggtaacctaaggctaccgtggctggtagacctgggtttgtattaggaatactgcccaactagttgcaatcgattcgaatcgcagtctctcccgaatagtgagaaacttgactgagcgtccttctatcgtagtgataatgacaagtggaatggttctgagaatgatataataaattactatggttactattgttctgTCACtatggatataccacatgtttggcgcaggttagttgctaatctaaagatgaatagttataattaacttgatgaccgaattataaaatgtatagctgaattagtggttttttatgcaaaatgttatcaagctggctccacttataaagccttgcatgatccttggagtcactttatttttgatttatgacggataagtctagttaagtaccttcttgtactcagggtttatttttcaCTTGTTGCGGATAAcacagtatatcatggatattgtaagaactacTTCTGTCCCGCCATGGGCAAGGAGTAGGCCCCGAGCAAGGCGAttctatttatatatctaatctatgatgcttttgtgggttgtgctCATAGACTaacaagtatttgaacaatggtgttagatgttggtttaaaaactaccttgcttccgctactactttatttgaacttggtttgtaataactttaatcgcactctgatgtatggcaatgttTTTGTGAACTCTACGTAACATGTGacgtgtatgttgaatcatgtacgatcttggttataTGTTGacgatgaatcgagacccttcgtggtactcgacggactaccgggtttatatggactcAAGCATGATAGTGCatccgcttgcgggctaccatggtacttgtactcttataaattggacggttctgttacagccaTCCCAACTTATTTTTGGCTGGAGGGAGTATATGTCCAAATTAGACCTTTTAAAATTATTGACAATATTTTTCTTGATCTTGCCAGAGAATAAGCATTTGCTACTCaagcattatatatatatatatatatatatatatatatatatatatatatatatatatatatatatatatatatatatatatatatatatatatatatatatatatatatatcctataacaaaaaaaaaagatttcgcCAAACTTACGGAACAAGCTTAAAAAAACACCTGAGTGTTTTTTAAAAAGGCCTCAACACATGATTTTAATGTCTCAGATTTGTATCAAGATTTAGGCTTTAGAGAGCAGAGATAGTGAATACAAGaaataagaaataaaaaaagttTCATAGCTTCCTAACACATTTTTTCGTACCTCAGTTACAATTAGTTTATATTAGAATTAGCCTCTTGTTTTTGTGAAAAACTATAGCGATAATGGCATAATAAAAATAGGTTGCTAAGGCATCTAATCTAATAACACTTAGTATTTGTCTCTGGTAACTACAAAGTTATATCTAGTCCGAACCATATATCTGAAATCGGACGGATGGAAAAATCAAGCCGTGAGAGCCACAAAACATGGGTGTTGTGCAGACTGTCGCCCTGATCGCCAATCAAAGCTCAACTTTGGATATCATGATGAAAGTgaagccacaccacaccttgtGTAAACCAACAAGGGGATATTGCATTGCCGTACTTGAAAGTACTTTGATGTGATCCTAAAACCTACTGCCTCAAAAGTCTGATTCTCAACTGTTATTTCTGCAATCTCAAGACGTTGGGTGTTGGACTAGAATGGCAGGAAAGTTTGGGAACGTGATGCACCGAGAAGCAGAGCTCCTGGTGGAGCCAGCAATGGAGGGGAGAGACGGCAAGCAGTGGAGAACATGCCGGCGATACGGGTGCGTCACATGAGCAAGACATGAGCATGGGACCTAAAGAAAGAAAGGCTGCGTGCAGATATGCAGCTGGGATACGATGTGATATGCCCATACCCAGCAAGTTCGTTGTGACAAATATAAAGCAACAGAAGTGCAGTGGTTATTTTGTATCTAAAAATGCCAACTTGCATCAGTTGCATGTGACAAAGTATACTTATTCAATTGCACATATATTGCCCAGAAAGATCTCATGAAAAGCAGAAAGAAAGAGGTGTCAATGTATGTGCAATTGAATaagtctttatatatatatatatatataaaaaggtTTCACGGTAGCAGCCATAGACATGAGTTAACTAATATAAAAAAGGGTCTGTTCAAAGTGTAAGAATCACATGATTTTTGTAAAAGCACTTTTATAGAAAATTTGCTAGGTTCCCAGAAGAGTCAGGAAAAAACATCCATGATTCAAACAGGGTCCAAACCTGCTTCCCAACTACCTGGTCGGGTAAAACATTTCTCCAAACTTCGGATGATAGCTAGTTGCCAAATACGCTACGAAATATCAGGATTAAGAAGTAATTGAGGCCATAATGCTTGGAAGCCTAAATTATTGCCCTAAGCACAGGTTTACATCATGCAGCTGACCTTCCCAGTAAGGATGCCCATGGTTTTTTAGTTTTTAAATTGCAGGCAGCAAATCTACTTTGGTGTTTGATAAGCTGCCCATCCTGACCAATAGTCAGGCTCTTTGTCATTTTGCTACTGTCAGGCAATGTGATGCAACAACTACATGCACTTCATTACTTGATCTAGTCTTGGCATATAATGCTACGCTAATCCTATGAAACACAGAAAATCAGGAAGCAAAGTAAGCCAAGGCAACCCTTTAATCTGGACTTTCAAGCCGTCACAACATGAGGATGGTTGCGTGCATCGGCTGGGATCTTTTCACGCCACTATCTTTAAAAATAATAAAGATAAAGTAGCACCATGAGGACTGTGACCACCCCATGCGAAGTTACCATGAATACCCGGTGTTCGGACTTGAGACCAAGAAGACCACGAAATCAGGCAGCCAATAACTGATGAAGGAAAACAACCCTTTAACCACGAAGATTTAAAAAGTATTTAAAATAGGAGGAATTGTAGAAAGTATTTAAAATAGAGGAATTGTACTGGCCATTTAAAATTGGAGGAGGGTATACCAACAAGTAACAGGCAGCACGGAATGAGTTGTTGTCAAAAGAAATGAAACCTAACATTTACCTACCCCATCCTGAGTTAAGATTTGGGTACCTGGCAGTTTGCTATCGTTTGGGTATTTGACTGATCAATCCAACTGCAAGAACACAAAATTTTGTCTTGTCGCAGTTAGAAGCATATGCTAAATGTGAATTTATCATAAAAAAGCATGGGAATTGGGAACCAACTTGTACTGTATTGTCATTTAGTTGCTGACAAGAAAACCCAGTTTTACAAGTGAAAGGACATGAATGATCCAGGAAGATAAACCAGAAAATGCTTTAAGTTGGTAGTTTACTGAACTTGGCAACAAAAAGACCACTGGTTTGTGAAACTGCGGGATCAAATCGCAGTGTTTTGGGGATGCCGCCACTTCTGCAGGGCCAAGTATCAGCCAAATCGATCTTCTGCAAATCTGCAAGTTGCAACCGTCACATCAAGGGATAATTTTTCATGATCTGGACATAAGGGGATAACTGGAAAAACAAGCAACATATACTGGTAGGATATCAAGGAAGTTTGGCATTAACTGAATGAACTAAAAACAAATGTCATGGATAAGGACAGCACTTCCATACTCCAACTGAAAATTACTCAAACCACATTTTGCACTTCTCTTCTCTAGAGAAGATGCGGTCATTTCGAGATAAACAATCAGTGAAATATCAATAGTTTCCAAACATAAATGTTTGCACTTTTAGAGTCGTTCAATTACCAAAAAAAACATATTaattcattttcctttttttcgTCTCTGCTCTTAATTCTGTATTTGGCTCTTTGCATATTGGTTGATACTATAGAGTTAAATGTCACTTTGTTTTATTAGGTAACACTTCTCTAATGTTATATGTCACCTACAAAAGTCATCCTATAAATCACTGTTGAAAAAGATCCAGAATGTTGAGACTAAATCAAAACATTATTTAAGATGCCTTGCTAAAAGGCCAGGATGAATTCAGGATGAGGCTTGTCAAGACAAGTCCAGTTAAGTTCTGGACACAACCGGTCAACTATATTGGTCCAGTCCACTGAGCTAGCTATAATAAGACCAGGCCAAGAAAGGTTGGGATGGTATTGGCTTGACCAAACCTGGTCACATACTAATCTGAGCTCAGCTGATTTTGCTCCAATCTCATGAAGACATAAGAAAAACCAAAATGCATTGGACACTAAATTTCTCTGCAAATGTACCTAGCAATGTTTTTAACAGTAAGATTCACTAAACATATTCTACACAAATAaggaatattatttaggaaagtTACAACAGCTAGGATACACAATCTAAATCAGAAAATGAGCCCCTACTCTGCAAACTAAATAGAACAAAATCACTGAACTACTGAAGTGAGTAACATAGTTTGTACCTGCAGAAGGGTGTGTTGAAAGGAATTGCTGAACCACGCTCTCATTTTGTGCAACTGTCAAGCTATTTGAAAGCAAAGTCAGTAGGTATTACACAATATGACATGACAATGCCACAGGAGAAGGTATAAATTTTGGTGACTCGGAAATAGATAAGATTCCAAGTTTGTACTCCAATAAGGCCAAATTCCCAGAACAATATTACTCACCTGCAAGTACTATATACAAGTGAACCACCAGTTTTCAACAATTTAAAACCGTTTGTGAGAAGATGTAACTGCATAACAGATGAAGTTTATAAAACCATCTGTTGAGAATATACAGCATAAATTTCACAAGTAACAGAACAGAAACTTCAGTGCAAGGAACAGAAACTTCACTAGATATACTCTATGTCTAGCTAGAAGCCAAaaagacttacaatttggaacggaggaagtaccTAACTGGATCTAAAATATAGATATGGCCTGAATGAAAGaggtacctgaagctgaagaaggTTCTCGGTTCTTTCAGCATCAAGTACGCGGCGATCTAGAGTTTTCCATCCCCAGAATTCAAATTTCTGAATGTGTTTTATGGATCCATCATGAGTACACTCCGCATCTACTAGGACCTGCGTACGGTTCATCCAAATGAAGTGAGAAGCATGTGCAACTGGTGAAAAGCATGTTGAGTCTCATTTCTAATCGTGCATGCTGCTTGCTATGGGTTGTTCTAATAAAATTTATTAGTCATCACAAAAGATATTTGCACCACAGCAGATGGAGATAATAACTTAAAGTGCTACCAAATCACAACTGCTCTTCAATTCAAATAATACTAAGCGCATTAAATCCAAGAAAAGGGTGCTGATACGCTATAGTCCAAGCAAAATATGCTAATATGCTATGAGGATATAACGGAATACCTTATCATAGCCAGATGTACAAGCTTCATCATCAACTGAGGGACAAAAGACATCAGATTTACACAGTCCAACTAATCCTGAATGTTTACCATAGTATATCAGTTCAGGTTCCGAAGTGGCCAGTAGGTGCTGTGGACCATTTGCATTTGCTTTCTTAGTCTTCTGCCGATCCTTCCATGATCTTCTTGAAGTCCATTCTCGGAATGTGCTTCCATTTTCTTCAACGCCAATTGAACCTGTGACAGACAGCAAGCAGATGTATCAACTAAAAAAAAATGATATTTCCTTTCCCGTGTTCTaaaacaaggaaacataaaaggGAAGGAGTTCCTCAAAATCAGAATACCTTCCATTCTTCGCATCCTGGAGTTCACAGGTAAAATGGAAAACAAAGTTCCATCAGCAACAAAGAGCCGAGTACGGTCACCAAGACAATACTTCTGCAACATTGTACGACAGGCTGCAAGACGGTGCTTTGCAACATCAACACCAGTCAGAGAACCAGTAGTTCCAAGCGTATCTGCGAGCATGCAAAGCTTTGCACCTAGCATACCAATATAACATATATCAGCATTGTCAGCACAGTGAATAACATAAATATCCAAAAAGGAAAAACCTAACACAAGCTACAGGACTAATAGCAAGATGCTccattcttttaaaaaaaaatacaattgtaCATGTTTATTGAAATTGAGACTGTAATAGTCCAAATAAAACAGGAATGCAACTGGGAGTCACTAGATATGGAAAGTCATAATCTAGCAGTCTTTATAAATGTAATAGATGATTCTATAACAGTAATATAATAGACAAAAAGATTTTAGTAAGATTACATAGTATGGCTAAACAGGTGTAGCCTCAAGTCTCATAGATAACATCCTCTTCTCAGAGTAAAGTTTAAAAATACATGCAGGATGCAACAGGTATACTGGGAAAAACACAAAACTACATGTTACAGCCTATCGTTTAAGAAGGATAGCTGAAACTACAAGTGGTTCATACAAATGGAACATGTGGTCAAACAGATAAACCAGGATCAAATGTTCCCTAACTAAAGATCAATCCCTCTGAAACTGACTTCATGCTCTTATGGTAATGGTAATGGTAATGGTAATGCATTAAAGTAGTTCTTTCACACTGTGGCACCCATGCAGTTCACTAAACAAGCACATCACATTTGTCGTTATCGTATTCATTTAACACTAAGAAAATAATGCTccaataaaaaaaaattattggTATGGTAATTTACCTGGAGCAGCACAGAGGTCAAGGACATGGTCTCCTGGTAGAACATCAAGTGCTAATATAGCAGCTCCAGAAGCAGCATCAATTCCATAGATCTGCAATTCATTTAAAATATGTTCAGCTGAAGCAAatggaagaaaataaaaaacatgATACATAGTAGGTTTGCCATGGGGAATTCCATCTTCTGCTGCAAATTGCAGCAGCAAGCATTTGTTgagctttttttttctcgaaaaaaaAGTATTTGTTGAGCTTGAGCATTCAGCATAAGTTGTACTCACACCCCATTGTTAAGAATTGGACATCTCATTTACTGATTTAGTTATGTTTGACTGCATCTCATCTCTtaaaatatttatacttttgAAAGAAAATGGAATGCAATTGCCATTCAGGGTGAATTTGTAAGAACTCGGCTGTGTGTGATCACAGATGCCGAAACCAgaaatattgttttttttttctaagagATTAGGGTAAATTTACAGACAAAGACACCGTGGAAAAGTTTACATGTGCATCATCAGACAACACATGCCATCAATTTATACTAGCTTGCCACAGTCGTTTAAAGatagtatataaaagaaacaatTGCATCATGCTGGCATTTAACAGGACAGCTGAACAATCAAATGTGAATTCATCTTACCTTCCCTTGCTGATAAGCCGTGGAGCCAGCAATCTGAATTTCCGGCGGAATCGCATAGAACCCTGGCAGCCATGAAACCTTCTCGAGGCCACACTTCAACTCGGCTTCCATCTCTGCGATCTGGGACTCCATGCCTGGTTTCAGCCTTGGGATTAGAAAAAACTAAATCAAGC encodes:
- the LOC136476533 gene encoding uncharacterized protein isoform X2 is translated as MEEPDCPEGSASDRGGERQTASLPLPASFLEFLSENGLDPAVYSMAATIPRYIRLKPGMESQIAEMEAELKCGLEKVSWLPGFYAIPPEIQIAGSTAYQQGKIYGIDAASGAAILALDVLPGDHVLDLCAAPGAKLCMLADTLGTTGSLTGVDVAKHRLAACRTMLQKYCLGDRTRLFVADGTLFSILPVNSRMRRMEGSIGVEENGSTFREWTSRRSWKDRQKTKKANANGPQHLLATSEPELIYYGKHSGLVGLCKSDVFCPSVDDEACTSGYDKLHLLTNGFKLLKTGGSLVYSTCSLTVAQNESVVQQFLSTHPSADLQKIDLADTWPCRSGGIPKTLRFDPAVSQTSGLFVAKFSKLPT
- the LOC136476533 gene encoding uncharacterized protein isoform X1, whose protein sequence is MEEPDCPEGSASDRGGERQTASLPLPASFLEFLSENGLDPAVYSMAATIPRYIRLKPGMESQIAEMEAELKCGLEKVSWLPGFYAIPPEIQIAGSTAYQQGKIYGIDAASGAAILALDVLPGDHVLDLCAAPGAKLCMLADTLGTTGSLTGVDVAKHRLAACRTMLQKYCLGDRTRLFVADGTLFSILPVNSRMRRMEGSIGVEENGSTFREWTSRRSWKDRQKTKKANANGPQHLLATSEPELIYYGKHSGLVGLCKSDVFCPSVDDEACTSGYDKVLVDAECTHDGSIKHIQKFEFWGWKTLDRRVLDAERTENLLQLQLHLLTNGFKLLKTGGSLVYSTCSLTVAQNESVVQQFLSTHPSADLQKIDLADTWPCRSGGIPKTLRFDPAVSQTSGLFVAKFSKLPT
- the LOC136476533 gene encoding uncharacterized protein isoform X3 yields the protein MESQIAEMEAELKCGLEKVSWLPGFYAIPPEIQIAGSTAYQQGKIYGIDAASGAAILALDVLPGDHVLDLCAAPGAKLCMLADTLGTTGSLTGVDVAKHRLAACRTMLQKYCLGDRTRLFVADGTLFSILPVNSRMRRMEGSIGVEENGSTFREWTSRRSWKDRQKTKKANANGPQHLLATSEPELIYYGKHSGLVGLCKSDVFCPSVDDEACTSGYDKVLVDAECTHDGSIKHIQKFEFWGWKTLDRRVLDAERTENLLQLQLHLLTNGFKLLKTGGSLVYSTCSLTVAQNESVVQQFLSTHPSADLQKIDLADTWPCRSGGIPKTLRFDPAVSQTSGLFVAKFSKLPT
- the LOC136476533 gene encoding uncharacterized protein isoform X4; the encoded protein is MEEPDCPEGSASDRGGERQTASLPLPASFLEFLSENGLDPAVYSMAATIPRYIRLKPGMESQIAEMEAELKCGLEKVSWLPGFYAIPPEIQIAGSTAYQQGKIYGIDAASGAAILALDVLPGDHVLDLCAAPGAKLCMLADTLGTTGSLTGVDVAKHRLAACRTMLQKYCLGDRTRLFVADGTLFSILPVNSRMRRMEGSIGVEENGSTFREWTSRRSWKDRQKTKKANANGPQHLLATSEPELIYYGKHSGLVGLCKSDVFCPSVDDEACTSGYDKVLVDAECTHDGSIKHIQKFEFWGWKTLDRRVLDAERTENLLQLQLDSCTK